A region from the Spirochaetaceae bacterium genome encodes:
- a CDS encoding AAA family ATPase, producing MGGLARIHVRNYRALADVELNVGPINLVFGPNGAGKSTLLDSLYFFRDCAIRGVETASSERDHGIGILWDGAVAHPRITVELEYGDVTYGLSFVLSSGRIDPFPGERLLSSTRPTALIDRRSGSDRASLFHTNIGQAVEIGLREPEKLSLGLFLDFNSGDEEARPLDQLLHYIRLYHSRSFLLHILKRVGSESSPQTRLWDLGNNAWSVLRNLQDKRNVDDRYDTIMRHMTDAFPEFDDIVLQQTGPSTVYASLLERGRRSEIFASGASDGVLQLLLLLIALFSEGHRESVLLFDEPETSLHPWAMVVFARAVKLAAEQWNKQVFVATHSPVLISQFEPRDILVAAVEDGRARFDRLSEIDEMRDLLEDYAAGSLYMSEVIAGQRPQGLKEGNR from the coding sequence ATGGGTGGGCTGGCAAGAATCCATGTGCGGAACTATCGAGCCCTCGCTGATGTCGAGCTGAACGTAGGGCCGATCAACCTGGTATTTGGCCCGAACGGAGCCGGCAAGTCCACTCTGCTCGATTCACTCTATTTCTTTCGAGATTGTGCAATTCGCGGTGTTGAAACTGCTTCGTCCGAACGCGATCACGGCATCGGCATTCTCTGGGATGGAGCGGTCGCGCACCCGCGTATCACGGTCGAGTTGGAGTACGGCGACGTCACCTACGGCCTCTCGTTCGTGCTCTCGTCGGGAAGGATTGACCCGTTTCCTGGGGAGCGGCTGTTGTCATCTACACGACCGACCGCTCTCATTGACAGGAGGTCGGGATCGGATAGGGCGAGTCTATTCCACACGAATATCGGGCAGGCGGTAGAGATCGGCTTACGCGAACCCGAGAAGCTTAGCTTGGGTCTCTTCCTGGACTTCAACAGTGGCGATGAAGAAGCCAGACCTCTTGATCAATTGCTTCATTATATTCGTTTGTATCATTCCCGGTCTTTCCTTCTTCACATCCTCAAACGAGTTGGCTCCGAGAGCAGTCCCCAGACGAGATTGTGGGATCTGGGAAACAACGCTTGGTCCGTGCTCAGGAATCTTCAGGACAAACGGAACGTCGACGACCGCTACGACACGATCATGCGACACATGACTGACGCATTTCCTGAGTTTGACGACATAGTCTTGCAACAGACTGGACCCTCTACGGTGTACGCAAGTCTGCTGGAGAGAGGACGCCGAAGCGAGATATTTGCCTCCGGCGCATCGGACGGGGTCCTGCAGTTGCTGCTTCTGCTCATTGCGCTATTCTCGGAGGGACATCGCGAATCGGTTCTGCTGTTCGACGAACCGGAAACATCGCTGCACCCATGGGCTATGGTCGTATTCGCGCGCGCCGTGAAGCTTGCTGCCGAGCAGTGGAACAAGCAGGTGTTTGTCGCCACGCACTCGCCAGTTCTCATCAGTCAGTTCGAGCCGCGAGACATTCTGGTCGCGGCAGTGGAGGATGGCCGCGCCCGCTTCGATCGCTTGTCCGAAATCGATGAGATGCGAGATCTGCTGGAGGACTACGCGGCTGGGTCGCTGTACATGTCGGAAGTCATCGCGGGGCAGCGACCGCAGGGACTCAAGGAAGGCAACCGATGA
- the nth gene encoding endonuclease III: MAETRAQLRARAAAIRAALRREYPDTPCPLRHRNAFELLVATILSAQCTDERVNAVTPGLFRRYPGPAAFAGADQEELQREIYTTGLFRNKARNLIACGRTLLERHGGELPATIEELAALPGVGRKTANVMFAHWFGKPAVVVDTHFRRVATRLGFTDATDPDRVEAHIRALIPEQHQSELSTVVNYHGRRCCSARRPACERCVVAGLCPSFRRLSAG; the protein is encoded by the coding sequence ATGGCGGAAACGCGTGCGCAACTGCGGGCACGGGCGGCCGCGATTCGCGCGGCGTTGCGGCGCGAATATCCGGACACGCCGTGCCCGTTGCGCCATCGCAATGCGTTCGAGTTGCTGGTGGCGACCATCCTGTCGGCGCAGTGCACGGACGAACGGGTAAACGCGGTCACACCGGGCCTGTTCCGGCGCTATCCCGGCCCCGCCGCGTTCGCCGGCGCCGACCAGGAGGAGCTGCAGCGGGAGATCTACACCACCGGCTTGTTTCGCAACAAGGCGCGCAACCTGATCGCCTGCGGGCGTACGCTGCTGGAGCGCCACGGAGGAGAGCTGCCGGCTACCATCGAGGAGCTCGCCGCGTTGCCCGGGGTGGGCCGCAAGACCGCCAACGTCATGTTCGCACACTGGTTCGGCAAGCCTGCCGTGGTGGTGGACACCCACTTCCGCCGCGTCGCCACCCGGCTCGGCTTCACCGACGCCACCGACCCCGACCGGGTGGAAGCGCACATCCGCGCGCTCATCCCCGAGCAGCACCAGAGCGAGCTGTCCACGGTGGTGAACTACCACGGCCGCCGCTGCTGCAGCGCGCGCCGCCCGGCCTGCGAGCGCTGCGTCGTCGCCGGCCTGTGCCCCTCCTTCCGGCGGCTCTCCGCCGGTTGA
- a CDS encoding DUF4276 family protein, whose translation MSFSDSDGHQDWRFTRFGLIVTGHTEAKCIPALFRVMEATGACTFQVIRRIKQRSPRSKRSQLRMVGSGKKIPDRDETDIGLPARCFLSSDDMFVVLIDDLEANRSDRRKEIFDRYRRALDTMLLPSQAGRSSVHFLVNMLESYFFANCDAVNAVLGTNLEDYDGDVETMRNPKARIKSVHSGYKVIDDGCKIIGRLDVPHVLSRRDACSSLRTMFAWIHKAMGEPESEVAQFLAGRLSEVTEAQICALPA comes from the coding sequence ATGAGTTTCTCCGACTCGGATGGCCATCAGGACTGGCGATTCACGCGCTTTGGCCTGATTGTGACAGGACACACTGAAGCGAAATGTATCCCGGCTCTTTTTCGGGTCATGGAAGCGACTGGTGCGTGCACATTCCAAGTGATTAGAAGGATCAAGCAACGGTCACCACGCTCGAAGCGGAGCCAGCTTAGAATGGTGGGTAGCGGCAAGAAGATACCCGACAGAGACGAAACAGACATCGGATTGCCGGCCCGTTGTTTTCTATCCTCCGATGACATGTTTGTGGTCTTGATTGACGATTTGGAAGCAAACAGGTCGGACCGTAGAAAAGAGATCTTTGATCGCTATCGACGCGCCCTGGATACGATGCTCCTTCCGAGTCAGGCGGGCCGGTCTTCTGTGCATTTTCTTGTCAATATGTTGGAATCTTATTTTTTCGCTAACTGCGACGCGGTGAATGCGGTACTCGGTACGAACTTGGAAGACTACGACGGCGATGTCGAGACAATGCGCAACCCGAAAGCTCGGATCAAGAGTGTACACTCAGGGTACAAGGTGATCGACGATGGGTGCAAGATTATTGGGCGCCTCGACGTACCTCATGTGCTGTCCCGGCGAGACGCGTGTTCCTCATTGCGGACGATGTTCGCTTGGATCCACAAGGCTATGGGAGAACCCGAGTCCGAAGTAGCTCAGTTTTTGGCCGGCCGTCTTAGCGAGGTAACCGAGGCGCAGATTTGCGCGTTGCCCGCGTGA